The Moraxella nasicaprae sequence ATCCACATTGGTAACCCAGTCTCGCATCGCTTCGTTCATTGCGTCTTTCAATGTCCGAGAACCGCTCGTAACAGGCACAACAGTCGCCCCAAGTAGTCTCATACGATAGACATTCATCTTTTGGCGTTCCACATCGTCCGCCCCCATATAGACCACGCATTCTAAGCCCAATCTAGCAGCGATGGTTGCCGTTGCCACGCCGTGCTGACCTGCCCCTGTTTCGGCGATAATGCGTTTTTTGCCGACAAGTTTCGCCAAAAGTGCCTGCCCAATGGTATTATTGACCTTATGAGCCCCTGTGTGGTTTAAATCCTCTCGTTTTAGATAAATCTTAGCCCCACCAGTTTCTGCTGTTAAGCGTTTGGCAAAATACAGCGGTGTGGGACGGCCGACATAGTTTATCAAATCGTCATTATATTCTTTCCAAAATTCAGGGTTATTTTTAACGCTTAAATAAATGCGTTCTAATTCTTCAAGTGCCGTCATCAAAGTTTCAGAAACAAATCGTCCGCCGTGAATGCCAAAATGACCTGTGGGGTTTGGGTATTGGGTAAAGTCTGTCATATAAATTGCCTTTTTAATTGAATTTGTTTAAAAACTCATTGATTTTTTTCAAAATAACTTTGTGCCTGAGAACTTAATTCATCTAGCGTTAAATCTTCAAATAATTTTTCTTGCCATTTGGTATAATCAAAACTTTCACGGCGAATTAAAGCAATAAATCGCTCTGCCTGAACTTCACCTAATGCTTTAATTAGGCTTTGCATACCTGTTAGGCGAATTTCACTATCACTAATCATCATTTAATTTCCTGTATAAAATCAATTGGGTTTAATGCAATAATATCATTATTTGCTTGCATTTTATTCAACAATTTATTATCAGTTGATAAAAAGTATTCTGCTTGTGCATTGACAGCACAGGCAATATGCAAAGCATCTTTAATTTTGATATTTTGCTCCATTAAGATTTTGGCATAAGTTTTTATTTCTTGATTTTCACCAATCAAAACAGTGGCTAATTTTTGCCATTTTTCTATGGCAAATCTACGCTCAAAAAATGGGTTTTGGCTATTTTCATAAGCCAAAATATAAGACCAAACCAAATCCAATTCACCATTTTTTATTAACTCTTGAATATGTAATTTGCTTTCGGTTTCTAATCGCACTCTGATATTATCTTGATTGTCAAAAGGGCGATTAAACATACAGTTATCCAAATAGACAAGCATAATTACATATCCTTAACCACCGTCAATCCTGCAAAAGTTTGGGCGACAGGCATGACTTCTAGGCGGTTGATGTTAATATGGGGTGGCAAGTTAATAACATAATGCACCATATCGGCAATGTCTTCGGGGCGAATATAGTCCACCTTTTCATAGGTTTTATTAACTTTTTCATCATCGCCTTTAAAACGGACATTGCTAAATTCTGTACCGCCACAAAGACCGGGTTCTATATTGGTAACTCTGACCTTTTTACCAATCAAATCGGCTCGCAAATTTAAACTAAACTGCTTAACAAATGCCTTTGTCGCCCCATAGACATTCGCCCCAAAATAGGGATAATTCCCTGCCGTTGAGCCAATGTTAATAATTAAGCCATTGTTATTTTTTACCATATAAGGCAAAATCAGATTGGTGATATTCACAAGTCCTAAAATATTGGTATTTATCATTTGTTCCCAATCATTCATATCCGCTTTGTCGGCACTTTCTAACCCCAATGCCAATCCTGCATTATTGATAAGGACATCAATATTGGTCAAAATACCATTATCCAAACCGTCAATGGCGGATTGTGTGGCGGTCAAATCAGAAATATCAAAACATAAGGGAATAAACTTCTCGCCCAATTCTGCTTGAATGTCGCTAAGTTTATCGCCTCGTCTACCTGTGCCAATGACAGTATGATTTTCGCCAATTAAGCGTTTGGCGATTGCCAAACCAAAACCTGATGTTACGCCTGTGATAAGAATGTTCATAAGTTTTACCCCAAAAGTCAATCAAAAAATAAATTTATAAACCAAAGTTGCCATCATAAGACCAACCGTCACAACCAAAACTTTTTTGATGATTGCTCCATCACTTTTAATAGCATGCAAGCTCCCAAAATGATTACCCAACAAATTAGCAATAATCATTGGAATACCAATGGCAAAAGCCATTTTCCCTGCGATTGCAAATGCAACAAATGCTCCGATGTTTGATGAGAAATTAAAAATCTTTGAGGTGGCTGACGCTTGTAATAATGATAAGGAGTTGATTAGATATAAAGCAATAATAAAAATACTACCAGTTCCTGGACCAAAAAATCCATCATAAAATCCAACCAATAAACAAGTGACAAAAACCGCCAAAACAGATTTTTTTATTTCTCCTTGATGGTCTTTTACAATTTTACCCTTAAACAAGGTGGCCATCAATCCGATGGGCAAAAAGGCGAAAATAATATATTCAATCACATGGCTTGGAAACATCAATATGGCTTTTGCACCAATAAAAGCTCCTATCAATGCAGCAACAATCCCAATGGGTACAATCTTCCAGATGATGGATTTTGCCTTGATAAAATTCTTAATGGCTGCCACCGTACCGATGGTACTGACCAGTTTTTCTTGACCAAGTGCCAGCTGAGGAGGTAAGCCCACCAACATAAATACAGGCACCAAAATCAGCCCAGCACCACCAGCAACGGCATCAATATAACCCGCCACAAACGAAGCAATGACCAATAAAAACAAACCAATATAAAAATACTGTGCAATAATACTGCCGTCAATAAACATTGTCTTATATCCATATAGCAAAATTGAGCGAAAATAAATTGTGAAAAAACAGTTTATTATCGCCAACGCCAACGGACAGTATTAAAAGATGAGATATGAAAAAGAATGCCATCATTGCGATGGGCAATAAGAAAGGAACAAGCCGAATAAAGTGCTGCTAACAAAGCGATGACTCCCAGTCTTGTTATGACCATGCAACAGCTGTGCATTTGGTCATTGATTGACACCCATTGTAGGCTGAAACCGACGGTCTTGTCAATGGTTTTTTATACCCTGAATAAATCCTGCCATTTTTTCCTGACATTTCACCCCCTTTTCCTTTTCAATCCCACCACTGACATCAACACCACTAATCTTTGCCATTAACTGTGCATTATTTACAATATCGCCAATATTTTCAGGGGTTAAGCCTCCTGCCAGATAAATGGGCAAAGGCGAATTGTCAGGGATTTTTGCCCAGTCAAAGGAATGCCCTGTCCCACCATAAGCCGTCTCGCTAAAAGTATCCAAAATCACGCCACTTGCCCCATACGCTTGCAATTCATTGATTTTGTTTAAAATATCATTGGCGGTGTCGTCATTTTTGACACGAATTGCCTTGATGTAGCGTTTATTTACTGCCTTTGCTAAGGCTTGGCACTCGCTGGGCGTTTCATCGCCGTGAAATTGGATAATATCAAAATGGACTTCTTTTGCCAAGTCCAAAAGTTCGTCCTGTCCCATATTGACCACAAGGGCGACAATGGTGGTAAAGGCTGGCACAGATTTGACCAGCTCGCCAGCAAGTTGCATCGTTACCGCTCGTGGGCTTTTTGGATAAAACACAAGTCCAATAGCGTTCACGCCCAAATCACAAGCGGTGTTGATGTCGTGGGCGGTGGTTAATCCACAGAATTTAACGGCAAGAGATTGACTCATCATAGATACTCGCTTTATTGGTCTAAAATTGGCATCTGACACACGCCAGCACCCTGCTGATGCACCTCTATCTGTACATCAGACAATGCAAATAAACGCTCAACTTGTTCTGCTGCGTTATCCGCTGCCATCGTCAAAATATTACCTGCACAAGCCTTACTTAGCACCTCTTGCTTGGCATCTTGTTGCACTTTGGTAAATAGTTGATGGTCATGCGACATCATGCCAAACAACCCAGTTTGCCAATCATAGATTTGTATGTCGTCCAAAAATACTTCAAACACCTGTGGCGGTGGTAGCTTGACCATAATTTTGGGCGATGTGCCTGTCTGTTTGGCGTGGTGTACACCGACATCATCGGCAGTGATTTTTGTCAAGTCCACACCCGCCAAGACTCGCCCTTTGATGACAAATAGTCCTTTTTGTTCATCTTGCCACAATTTTTGCCAACTGCCCTGTTTTTGAGCAGTAACAATACTATCCACCGAATACGCCACTGTCTGCAAGCGAGATAATGATTGGATTTGGCTAACGGTTGCAGCTTGGGTGATGGTATTGGTATCATGATTCATTGTTGTCTTATAATAGTACACGCCCAAAACAACAATCGCAATCAACACAAAAAGTTTTAGCAAATTTTTCATCGATGACCTGTTTTATACATC is a genomic window containing:
- a CDS encoding sulfite exporter TauE/SafE family protein, which codes for MFIDGSIIAQYFYIGLFLLVIASFVAGYIDAVAGGAGLILVPVFMLVGLPPQLALGQEKLVSTIGTVAAIKNFIKAKSIIWKIVPIGIVAALIGAFIGAKAILMFPSHVIEYIIFAFLPIGLMATLFKGKIVKDHQGEIKKSVLAVFVTCLLVGFYDGFFGPGTGSIFIIALYLINSLSLLQASATSKIFNFSSNIGAFVAFAIAGKMAFAIGIPMIIANLLGNHFGSLHAIKSDGAIIKKVLVVTVGLMMATLVYKFIF
- a CDS encoding SDR family NAD(P)-dependent oxidoreductase produces the protein MNILITGVTSGFGLAIAKRLIGENHTVIGTGRRGDKLSDIQAELGEKFIPLCFDISDLTATQSAIDGLDNGILTNIDVLINNAGLALGLESADKADMNDWEQMINTNILGLVNITNLILPYMVKNNNGLIINIGSTAGNYPYFGANVYGATKAFVKQFSLNLRADLIGKKVRVTNIEPGLCGGTEFSNVRFKGDDEKVNKTYEKVDYIRPEDIADMVHYVINLPPHININRLEVMPVAQTFAGLTVVKDM
- a CDS encoding DUF4230 domain-containing protein: MKNLLKLFVLIAIVVLGVYYYKTTMNHDTNTITQAATVSQIQSLSRLQTVAYSVDSIVTAQKQGSWQKLWQDEQKGLFVIKGRVLAGVDLTKITADDVGVHHAKQTGTSPKIMVKLPPPQVFEVFLDDIQIYDWQTGLFGMMSHDHQLFTKVQQDAKQEVLSKACAGNILTMAADNAAEQVERLFALSDVQIEVHQQGAGVCQMPILDQ
- a CDS encoding phosphoribosylanthranilate isomerase, translated to MSQSLAVKFCGLTTAHDINTACDLGVNAIGLVFYPKSPRAVTMQLAGELVKSVPAFTTIVALVVNMGQDELLDLAKEVHFDIIQFHGDETPSECQALAKAVNKRYIKAIRVKNDDTANDILNKINELQAYGASGVILDTFSETAYGGTGHSFDWAKIPDNSPLPIYLAGGLTPENIGDIVNNAQLMAKISGVDVSGGIEKEKGVKCQEKMAGFIQGIKNH